The Atribacter laminatus genome contains the following window.
TTATACAATCGACAAAGAGGTTAGAAGCATTATTGATAGTGCTTATGAACAAGCTCGAAAATTAATCGTGGAAAATCGAGATAAACTGGATAAACTTACCACAATACTATTAGAAAAGGAAGTCTTAGAGAGAGAAGAAATTGATAATATCTTAGAAATTAATGAGAAAGAGAACTCTGAAATTCCAACAGAAAAGGATAAAAATCAACAAACTTCTACTGCACCATTATTGTCAGATATACCTTCGGACCAGGAAGGGAGGATTAATACAAAATGAAGAGTAATACCCTTCGGATTGGTTTAACCGGGGTTGCTTCAGCTATTGTAGGGAAAGAAAATACTGCCGATAAGTTTGAAAAAGAGATGGTTCCGGCATTTGCTACTCCTATGTTGGTATCGCTTATGGATAATGCTGCCTTTTATGCAGTTAAGAATCATTTAGCTGATGGTTATGAAAGCGTGGGAACCCGGATTAGTATTTCCCATATTGCTGCTACGCCACCGGGAATGAAAGTTACTGCTCGGGCAACTTTAGTAGAAATTTATAGGAACCGATTAGTTTTTGAAGCCGAAGCATTTGATGAAATCGAAAAAATAGGTGAAGGAAAATTAGAACGATTTGTGGTTAGAAGGGACAGCTTTTTAAAGAAACTTGATCAAAAAACACGAATAATATCAAAATAATAGGATATAATTCAATACTTTAATTTTTTAAATATGAAATGGTGATGAAAGATGCGGCAATTTGCAGTATTTGGATTAGGTATATTTGGGAAGAATATAGCCTTAGCGCTTTATCAACAAGGTTTTATGGTTTTAGCAGTCGATATTGATGAAACACCGGTGAGAGATTTAGCAAGTGAGGTAAGCGAAGTTGTTCAAGCTGATACAACTGATGAAAAGGTTTTGGAGGCACTTGGGGTCAAGAATTTCGATGTTGCTATTGTCAGCATTGGAAATGATATACAATCCAGCGTCCTGACAACCTTAGCATTAAAAGATATGGGAGTACCATTTATCGTAGCTCGAGCTATTAATGAAAATCATGGAAAAATTCTTAGTAAAGTTGGAGCTGACCGAGTCATTTTTCCTGAAAAAGATATGGCGATTAAAGTTGCGAAAACTTTGACCTTTCAAAATGCGATACGAACTGAAGAACTTTTTCCTGGTTATAATATTGTTGAATCAAAGCTTCCTGTAGTTTTGGCAAATACAACTTTAAGCAAGTCACAACTTAGAAACCGCTTTGGTGTTACTGTTTTAGCCATTAGAAGGGCAGATGAATACATAGTATCTCCTGCCGCCAGTGAAATATTGAACAAAAATGATATCATCTACGTCTTAGGAGATGAGAATCAGCTCAAGAAGTTTTTCCGTGAATTAGCTTCAGAACGAACCGATAATGGGGGATCTTAATGAAAGCACAAGCTGAATGTTTTGGTTGTAATATTCGACAAGCCTTAGAAGCAATAGAGAAAACAGGGAAAGATCAGCAATTTGCTTGGCAAGTGTTAAAAAGTATATGTAAAAATTATGCTCAAGCCGATTCAAAATGGACACCAGCTTTTATGACAACTGTTGCTCATCGCATTGCACAGGACATGATTGGTATCGAGGATATCTTTTATGAGGAAAAAAGATATTATAATCAGATGGCCTTGGAGCTTTATCCTCAATTAAAAGAATATGTGGAAAAAAGTCAAAACCGCTTGGAAACAGCTTTACGGATTGCAATTGCTGGAAATATAATTGATTTGGGTGTTTACAAAGAAATCAAGGTAGATGAAATTCTCTATCAGATTGAACATACTCCCTGGGGAATTTATGATTGGATTGATTTTCAATCTGATCTGAAAGCTTCTAAAAATCTCCTCTATATCGGTGACAATGCTGGTGAAGTCGTATTTGATCGAGTGTTTTTAGAAGAAATAAATCAAGGGAGAAAAATATATTTTATTGTTAAAGAAAAACCAATTTCCAATGATGCTCTCCGGGAAGACGCTGTTGAAGCTGGTATAGATAAAATAGCAACAATATTAACCACAGGCCAGGGTGAAATTGGGATAGATATTGAACGTGCTCCTCAGGACGTACAAGAGATATGGCATAAAGCTGATTGTATTTTTTCTAAAGGACAGGGAAACTATGAAACTCTGAGCGATCGACCAGAGGGCATCTATTTTCTCTTAAAAGCAAAATGTAAAGCGGTATCTCGAGAGCTGGGTGTAGAAAAGGGA
Protein-coding sequences here:
- a CDS encoding thioesterase family protein — encoded protein: MKSNTLRIGLTGVASAIVGKENTADKFEKEMVPAFATPMLVSLMDNAAFYAVKNHLADGYESVGTRISISHIAATPPGMKVTARATLVEIYRNRLVFEAEAFDEIEKIGEGKLERFVVRRDSFLKKLDQKTRIISK
- a CDS encoding potassium channel family protein, encoding MRQFAVFGLGIFGKNIALALYQQGFMVLAVDIDETPVRDLASEVSEVVQADTTDEKVLEALGVKNFDVAIVSIGNDIQSSVLTTLALKDMGVPFIVARAINENHGKILSKVGADRVIFPEKDMAIKVAKTLTFQNAIRTEELFPGYNIVESKLPVVLANTTLSKSQLRNRFGVTVLAIRRADEYIVSPAASEILNKNDIIYVLGDENQLKKFFRELASERTDNGGS
- a CDS encoding damage-control phosphatase ARMT1 family protein codes for the protein MKAQAECFGCNIRQALEAIEKTGKDQQFAWQVLKSICKNYAQADSKWTPAFMTTVAHRIAQDMIGIEDIFYEEKRYYNQMALELYPQLKEYVEKSQNRLETALRIAIAGNIIDLGVYKEIKVDEILYQIEHTPWGIYDWIDFQSDLKASKNLLYIGDNAGEVVFDRVFLEEINQGRKIYFIVKEKPISNDALREDAVEAGIDKIATILTTGQGEIGIDIERAPQDVQEIWHKADCIFSKGQGNYETLSDRPEGIYFLLKAKCKAVSRELGVEKGALILKKNRS